In Arachis hypogaea cultivar Tifrunner chromosome 2, arahy.Tifrunner.gnm2.J5K5, whole genome shotgun sequence, a genomic segment contains:
- the LOC112743034 gene encoding UDP-sulfoquinovose synthase, chloroplastic produces MAQLISSSSSLTIFSRNKPYLKPFNQCSMSFSTSAACNSSTYPFRKLFLQRQKPRKSLVLQVSAVSTSIETPVQTSSGEPSKPQRVMVIGGDGYCGWATALHLSKKGYEVAIVDNLIRRLFDHQLGLDSLTPISSIQNRIHCWKSLTGKSIELYIGDICDFEFLTETFKSFEPDAVVHFGEQRSAPYSMIDRPRAVFTQQNNVIGTLNVLFAIKEFREHCHLVKLGTMGEYGTPNIDIEEGYITITHNGRTDTLPYPKQASSFYHLSKVHDSHNIAFTCKAWGIRATDLNQGVVYGVRTDATAMHEELCNRFDYDGIFGTALNRFCVQAAVGHPLTVYGKGGQTRGYLDIRDTVQCVELAIANPANPGEFRVFNQFTEQFSVNQLAALVTKAGGKLGLNVETITVPNPRVEAEEHYYNAKHTKLVELGLKPHLLSDSLLDSLLNFAIQYKDRVDRKQIMPSVSWRKIGVKPKTVTA; encoded by the exons ATGGCTCAATTGATATCGTCTTCTAGCTCCCTGACTATCTTCTCTAGAAACAAACCTTACTTAAAACCTTTCAACCAATGTTCAATGTCATTTTCGACCTCAGCTGCTTGCAACAGCTCCACATATCCATTTAGAAAGCTTTTCTTGCAACGACAGAAACCGAGAAAAAGTTTGGTATTACAAGTTAGTGCAGTTTCAACTAGCATAGAAACTCCAGTTCAAACTAGCTCTGGTGAACCTTCTAAACCACAGCGAGTCATGGTCATTGGTGGAGATGGTTATTGTGGTTGGGCAACTGCTCTTCATCTGTCTAAGAAGGGTTATGAAGTTGCGATTGTTGACAACCTTATTCGACGTCTCTTTGATCACCAGCTTGGATTGGATTCTCTAACACCGATATCCTCCATTCAAAATCGGATCCACTGCTGGAAATCTCTCACTGGAAAAAGTATTGAGCTCTACATTGGTGACATATGCGACTTTGAGTTCTTAACGGAAACATTCAAGTCATTTGAACCTGATGCTGTTGTCCATTTCGGGGAGCAGCGATCTGCACCTTACTCTATGATAGATCGGCCAAGAGCTGTGTTTACGCAACAGAATAATGTTATCGGTACACTGAATGTTCTTTTTGCTATAAAAGAGTTCAGAGAGCATTGTCATTTGGTTAAGCTTGGGACCATGGGTGAATATGGTACTCCAAATATTGATATCGAGGAGGGTTATATTACCATTACTCACAATGGAAGGACAGATACTTTGCCGTATCCCAAGCAAGCCAGCTCATTCTATCATCTAAGCAAGGTTCACGATTCACATAACATAGCCTTCACTTGCAAAGCTTGGGGGATTCGAGCAACTGATCTGAATCAAGGAGTGGTATATGGAGTAAGGACAGATGCGACTGCAATGCATGAAGAGTTGTGCAACAGATTCGATTATGATGGCATATTTGGAACTGCATTAAATCGATTCTGTGTTCAGGCTGCCGTCGGTCATCCACTTACTGTATATGGTAAAGGAGGCCAG ACTCGGGGCTATCTTGACATAAGAGATACAGTTCAATGCGTGGAGCTTGCCATTGCGAACCCTGCAAACCCTGGGGAGTTCCGAGTCTTCAACCAGTTTACGGAGCAGTTTTCAGTCAATCAACTAGCTGCCCTTGTTACAAAAGCTGGTGGGAAACTTGGGCTCAATGTGGAAACCATAACCGTGCCAAACCCGAGAGTGGAAGCAGAGGAGCATTACTACAATGCCAAGCACACTAAGCTTGTTGAGCTGGGACTCAAGCCACACCTTCTTTCAGATTCTCTCCTTGATTCACTGCTCAACTTTGCTATCCAGTACAAAGATCGTGTTGACAGGAAGCAAATCATGCCTAGTGTTTCTTGGAGAAAAATTGGGGTCAAACCGAAAACTGTCACAGCCTAA